In Camelus dromedarius isolate mCamDro1 chromosome 3, mCamDro1.pat, whole genome shotgun sequence, one DNA window encodes the following:
- the CCNB1 gene encoding G2/mitotic-specific cyclin-B1, whose product MALRITRNTKINAENKAKLSMAGAKRVPMATVGASKPGLRPRTALGDIGNKVSEQPQAKLPLKKEAKTLAAGKVIAKKLPKPLEKAPVPVLEREPEPEPEPEPEPELEPEPEPEPEPVKEEKLSPEPILVDTPSPSPMETSGCAPAEEYLCQAFSDVILAVNDVDAEDGADPNLCSEYVKDIYAYLRQLEEEQAVRPKYLLGREVTGNMRAILIDWLVQVQMKFRLLQETMYMTVAIIDRFMQDNCVPKKMLQLVGVTAMFIASKYEEMYPPEIGDFAFVTDNTYTKYQIRQMEMKILRALNFGLGRPLPLHFLRRASKIGEVDVELHTLAKYLMELTMLDYDMVHFPPSQIAAGAFCLALKILDNGEWTPTLQHYLSYTEESLLVVMQHLAKNVIMVNRGLTKHMTIKNKYATSKHAKISTLVQLNSALVQDLAKAVAKV is encoded by the exons ATGGCGCTCCGGATCACCAGG AACACGAAAATTAATGCTGAAAATAAGGCGAAGCTCAGTATGGCAGGCGCAAAGCGCGTGCCTATGGCCACTGTTGGAGCTTCTAAGCCCGGGCTGAGGCCAAGAACAGCTCTTGGAGACATCGGTAACAAAGTCAGTGAACAGCCACAGGCCAAACTGCCCCTGAAAAAG GAAGCAAAAACTTTAGCTGCTGGAAAAGTTATTGCTAAAAAACTACCAAAACCTCTGGAAAAGGCTCCTGTACCCGTGTTGGAGCGAGAGCccgagccggagccggagccggagccggagccggagctgGAGCCGGAGCCAGAGCCGGAACCTGAGCCTGTTAAAGAAGAGAAACTTTCCCCTGAGCCTATTTTG GTTGATACTCCCTCACCAAGCCCCATGGAAACATCTGGCTGTGCCCCTGCAGAAGAATATCTGTGTCAGGCTTTCTCTGATGTAATTCTTGCAGTGAATGATGTGGATGCAGAAGACGGAGCGGATCCCAAcctttgtagtgaatatgtgaAAGATATCTATGCTTATCTGAGACAACTTGAG GAAGAGCAAGCAGTCAGACCAAAATACCTACTGGGTCGTGAAGTCACTGGAAACATGAGAGCCATCCTAATTGACTGGCTAGTGCAGGTTCAGATGAAATTCAGGTTACTGCAAGAGACCATGTACATGACTGTTGCCATTATTGATCGGTTCATGCAG GATAATTGTGTGCCCAAGAAGATGCTGCAGCTGGTTGGTGTCACTGCCATGTTTATTGCAAGCAAATATGAAGAAATGTACCCTCCAGAAATCGGGGACTTTGCCTTTGTGACTGACAACACTTACACTAAGTACCAAATCAGACAGATGGAAATGAAGATTCTAAGAGCTTTAAATTTTGGTCTGGGTCGCCCTCTACCCCTGCATTTCCTTCGGAGAGCATCTAAAATTGGAGAG GTGGATGTTGAGCTACATACTTTGGCCAAATATCTGATGGAACTAACTATGTTGGACTATGATATGGTGCACTTTCCTCCTTCTCAGATTGCAGCGGGAGCTTTTTGCTTAGCACTGAAAATTCTTGATAATGGTGAATGG ACACCAACTCTACAGCATTACCTGTCATACACTGAAGAATCCCTTCTTGTTGTTATGCAACACCTGGCTAAGAATGTCATCATGGTGAATCGTGGGCTTACAAAGCACATG ACTATCAAGAACAAGTATGCCACATCTAAGCATGCTAAGATCAGCACTCTAGTACAGCTGAATTCTGCACTAGTTCAAGATTTAGCCAAGGCCGTGGCAAAGGTGTAA